GGCAGGGCAGAGCGTCCGCGCGGCAGGCTCGACACTTATGAAAGCGATGGTGATGCATACGTTCGGCGATCCCGATGTCATGGCCCTGGAGGACATCCAACTGTCGGCACCGGGCCCTGGGCAGGCGCTGGTCAAGGTCATGGCGGCGGGTATCAACTTCATGGACACCGGCACCCGCCGGGGCCTGGGCGCGGCATGGTCGTTGCCGCTGACGCCGGGCGTCGAAGGTGCGGGGCTGGTGATGGCCATCGGACCGGGCGTGCGCGATGTCCAGCCCGGCGATCGGGTTGCCTGGCACTACGTACCCGGCAGTTATGCGCAGCAAGTACTCGCGCCGGTCAGTCAATTGGTGCCACTGCCCGACGCCATCGACTTTGACACGGCGGCGAGCGTGATGATGCAGGGCCTGACGGCGAGCAATCTGGTCAACAGCGTGTATGCCGTTCGCCCTGGTGACATCGCCTTCGTCCATGCTGCCGCTGGTGGTGTAGGGCAGATGCTCACCCAACTGATCAAACTGCGTGGGGGCAAGGTAATAGGCCGGGTTTCCCAGGCCGACAAGGTCGATGCGGTCATTGCGGCGGGCGCCGACTATGTGGTGATCGGTCGGGCGAGCCAGGTTGCCAGCCAAGTGTTGCGTCTGACCGAAGGCCAGCGGGTCAATGTGGTCTATGACGGCACCGGGGCAGAAGGCTTTGCTGATTCGATCGAACTGCTGGATTACTTCGGCACGCTGGCCCTGTACGGGCCGTTCATGAATGCGATCGCGCCGATTGATGTCTTTTCCCTGCCGCGCAGCATCAAGCTGACTTACCCGTCGGTCATGCATTACGTGCGCAGCCGTGAAGCCTTGCTGGAACATTCCCGGGAGTTGTTCGCCTGGGTGCTTGAAGGCAAGTTGAAAACCATGATCGGCCGACGCTATTCGTTGGCGCAGGCCGCGCAGGCCCATCGCGATATCGAGTCACGACGGACGTCCGGCAAG
This genomic interval from Pseudomonas koreensis contains the following:
- a CDS encoding quinone oxidoreductase family protein is translated as MKAMVMHTFGDPDVMALEDIQLSAPGPGQALVKVMAAGINFMDTGTRRGLGAAWSLPLTPGVEGAGLVMAIGPGVRDVQPGDRVAWHYVPGSYAQQVLAPVSQLVPLPDAIDFDTAASVMMQGLTASNLVNSVYAVRPGDIAFVHAAAGGVGQMLTQLIKLRGGKVIGRVSQADKVDAVIAAGADYVVIGRASQVASQVLRLTEGQRVNVVYDGTGAEGFADSIELLDYFGTLALYGPFMNAIAPIDVFSLPRSIKLTYPSVMHYVRSREALLEHSRELFAWVLEGKLKTMIGRRYSLAQAAQAHRDIESRRTSGKLIINP